The following proteins come from a genomic window of Paenibacillus spongiae:
- the speB gene encoding agmatinase: MRLDQQYSGNVFILSSDNYEASKAVIYGMPMDFTVSFRPGSRFGPPRIREVSIGLEEYSPYLDRSLEDIEYFDAGDLLLPFGNAERSLDIIGSYVRGVLADGKLPVGLGGEHLVSWPIFKEVYAKYPDLAIIHFDAHADLREHYEGEPLSHSTPLRKAAGLMGGKNIYQFGIRSGSREEWAYARENINFYPFEVLEPLKKVLPELAGRPVYLTIDIDVLDPSCAPGTGTAEAGGITSKELLDAVHAIARSGVNVVGCDLVEVAPAYDPTEQTQIVAAKVIREMLLGFIK, translated from the coding sequence ATGAGACTAGATCAACAATATTCCGGCAATGTCTTCATTCTAAGCTCGGATAACTATGAAGCTTCCAAAGCCGTTATCTACGGCATGCCAATGGATTTCACGGTCTCCTTCCGTCCGGGCTCGCGTTTTGGCCCGCCGCGGATTCGGGAAGTATCCATCGGGCTTGAAGAATACAGCCCTTACCTCGATCGCAGCCTGGAGGACATCGAATATTTCGATGCCGGCGATCTGCTGCTGCCGTTCGGCAATGCGGAGCGTTCGCTCGATATTATCGGTTCTTATGTTCGCGGCGTGTTGGCTGACGGCAAGCTGCCGGTCGGCCTTGGCGGCGAGCATCTCGTCTCGTGGCCGATCTTCAAGGAAGTGTACGCGAAGTACCCGGACCTGGCGATCATTCATTTCGACGCGCATGCCGATCTTCGCGAGCATTACGAAGGCGAGCCGCTGTCCCATTCGACTCCGCTGCGGAAGGCAGCCGGTCTTATGGGCGGCAAGAACATCTATCAGTTCGGCATTCGCTCCGGCTCCCGCGAGGAGTGGGCTTATGCGCGCGAGAACATCAACTTCTACCCGTTCGAGGTGCTGGAGCCGCTTAAGAAGGTGCTTCCTGAGCTTGCGGGACGCCCGGTCTACCTGACGATCGATATCGACGTGCTCGATCCGTCATGCGCGCCGGGCACCGGAACGGCGGAAGCGGGCGGCATTACGAGCAAGGAGCTGCTCGATGCGGTACATGCCATCGCGCGTTCCGGCGTGAACGTTGTCGGCTGCGACTTGGTTGAAGTTGCGCCGGCCTACGATCCGACCGAACAGACCCAGATCGTGGCGGCGAAAGTCATTCGCGAGATGCTGTTAGGCTTCATTAAGTAA